The genomic region CTCTCTGCCGATTATTCGCAGATTGAGCTACGATTGATCGCGGAATTAAGTCAGGACGAAAATATGTTGGACGCTTTCCAGCAGGGATTGGACATTCACCGTGCCACGGCGGCGAGAGTTTATGGCGTAGAACTTGAGGAGGTGACCTCGGATATGCGTAGAAATGCGAAGGCTGTGAATTTTGGGATAATCTATGGACAATCGGCATTTGGTCTATCGCAAAGTTTGGGTATCCCTAGAAAGGAAGCTGCAGCAATTATCGATCAGTATTTTGCACAGTACACGGGCATCCGTAAGTATATGGGTGATATTATCGAATTCGCAAAGGAGCGCGGCTATGTGGAGACCTTGTTAAAACGCAGACGATATCTACGCGATATCAACTCAGCGAATATGACCGTTCGAGGGTTTGCGGAGCGAAACGCGATCAATGCACCGATCCAAGGTTCGGCTGCTGATTTGATCAAGATAGCGATGATCAATATTCAAAAGGATATTGAAGAACAGGGTTTAGCAGGCAAGATGATTATGCAGGTGCATGATGAGCTTGTTTTTGATGTTCCTGAACATGAGGTTGAACAGTTTAAAGAAATAATCGCTAATCGAATGAAAAACGCGATGAAATTAAATGTTCCAATTGAAATTGAAATCGGCCAGGGAAGTAACTGGCTAGAGGCACACTAATTTTTATTCATGAGATATTTACTCGCTTTATTATTTACAATTCAGGGCATATTAGCTACTGCTCAAGAGGCAAAGTCTGTTTATTTTGAACGCACGGCTGATAGTCTCATTCGTTTCTACTACGACATGAACTATTATCTTGTTGATAAGAATTGTGAATTTAAAGCGATTGAGCGTGTCGCTGATTTTGACGTGCGTACGAGTAAATTCGTTGGTAAGCTTGTTGATTATTATCCCAACGGGCACCGCATGCTGGAAGGCTCCTATGTAGATGGCCGCAAAGAGGGTCTTTTTACAGCCTATCATCCGAATATGCAGATCAAATGGCGTGCAACTTTTGTTAATAATGTACCGCAAGGGGATTGGGAATATTTCTATCCCGATGGAAAGCCTTTGATGACGGTAAATTATAGTAGTACGGGTTCAAAGATGGTTCATTACTATGACCAACGCGGCGTGCAGCGTGTGAAAGATGGCGACGGAAGTTATAATTTTCGTGTCCCCTATCCCGGATATAATCCTTATGGTTTTCCATTTATCCGCTTTAAAGGGAAATTCAAAGCTGGTCTCCCGAATGGCTTATGGAGCATTTTCTATGAAAATGACAAAAGAAGCGAATTAGCAGCGGTTGAAAACTATCAGAATAATCGATTGGTTCGCGCTGAAGATTATTTTACTGGCGAGGTTTATAAGACTCAAAGGTTTCCGATTATTCCCATGGTGGATTTTACTCGCGCAGAAGCCATTATTTCTAAGCAGTGTAATTATGATGATTTTTCGGGATTCCTTATTTACCTCATCGATTATTTCAATAATTCTTTTTCGAACATTCAATTTCCTGCTTTGAACGAATTAAGTTTCAGCTATGAGGTTGATTTGTCTAAGGATGGCGTAAAGCGGAAAATCAAGATAATCGACAATCCATTCGCCTCAAATGAAGAGTTAGCGAATGCTTTTGAGCAGGTTGTTTCCTCCATGGAGTATTATCCGGCATCTTTTAAGCAGGGTGAATATATCGCTGATAAATTAGTGGTGAATGGTAAAATAATGATTGATGAGAATAAAACGCTTGGGTTCCATTCGATCACGATAGAACGCGAGAATGAGCAAAAGATAGAGTAATAAGTAGCCTGAGTATAGGAGAGTTGATTTGCAGATTATATATTTGCGTAAATACATATATATGAGATTTCATAAAGAAGGGTATACCAGTTTAGCGTTAGTTGTGTTGTTCTTTTTCCTAGTTAGCGCCTTTGCGCATTATTACGATGCAAGTGCTTTCGTTAAAGGACTGATCTATTGTGTCTCTGGATTACTGCTATTGTTTGTATTGTTTTTCTTCCGTAGCCCTGTGCGGACAATCAAGCTGGACAATTCACAAGTCTTTTCACCCGTTGATGGGACCATCAGTGGTATTGTAGAAACGAATCAAACAGGAGCAGGCGAAGAAAAAAGAGTGAAGTTATCCATATCTGTATCTCCGT from Sphingobacterium sp. BN32 harbors:
- a CDS encoding toxin-antitoxin system YwqK family antitoxin, whose protein sequence is MRYLLALLFTIQGILATAQEAKSVYFERTADSLIRFYYDMNYYLVDKNCEFKAIERVADFDVRTSKFVGKLVDYYPNGHRMLEGSYVDGRKEGLFTAYHPNMQIKWRATFVNNVPQGDWEYFYPDGKPLMTVNYSSTGSKMVHYYDQRGVQRVKDGDGSYNFRVPYPGYNPYGFPFIRFKGKFKAGLPNGLWSIFYENDKRSELAAVENYQNNRLVRAEDYFTGEVYKTQRFPIIPMVDFTRAEAIISKQCNYDDFSGFLIYLIDYFNNSFSNIQFPALNELSFSYEVDLSKDGVKRKIKIIDNPFASNEELANAFEQVVSSMEYYPASFKQGEYIADKLVVNGKIMIDENKTLGFHSITIERENEQKIE